A stretch of the Streptomyces ortus genome encodes the following:
- a CDS encoding LamG-like jellyroll fold domain-containing protein, with protein MPSPDRFARRRAPAALALTLGVGLLAAPAGPAHAAEAPAPIAHYTFDQEDLASGRITDSSGNDLTATLVNGSTARSVDGTGTGKALALPGGAPTSNGAYVRLPREVLGAASDLTVSARVKSSGDKASWQRIFDLGTDNTKYLFATPYSGDGLLRTAATAGAGSAETQIDGYAMLPADEWRTVTVTLDSSANRLTTYLDGVAVSSASTGIKASDLLDSSATAAGYIGKSFWPDPLLKGAVDDFTVWHHPLGAEQVARLVGDVPTLRQLSRTSFDVRTTSGTTPSLPAAARSSFSDGYDRDTPITWDSVPSEKYARPGTFTVAGTAAGRTVRATVTVVREGQLTVDLGSDTGAFHGGASGTLYGVYGPDVPTNNLMEGMGLRTVSTKAQDGPQHPGADALDVVKPLADSTDGDVYIYMTDIHRGFPYEWPGDTPAQKLKLYEQKLADQVDQVLKLPREYQDNIVFVPFNEPEGNMFGTGQWSYNKVSWLDDPDDFFAAWDSAYKLIKGKMPDARTAGPNTSVLFDQVKGFLTHALAAGTLPEVVTWHELSHPEAVRESVATYRTWEKDLFKGTSREGTRLPVNINEYAFNYHTSVPGQMIQWVSAIEESKVDADIAYWNIDGNLSDSAVQSNRGNGQWWLLNSYASMSGHTVKVTPPLPGENYTMQGVATLDERKKQARLIFGGSTGKGHITFDNVPKKVFGKQVHAWVREIGWSGQIGDSSGPELLTETDLKVGDDGTVVVGFGDGLPALKESSAYEIVLSPAGKAKSTQSPPARWQGSYEAEDAAHTGSGYSKNGPEGSPRDVSKFYTSGGYDVGGLRTGSDVTLDFTVDVPEDGAYDLSVFANSLNTFDEVKEQGPTNVFLRVDGDADSEQELHLPLGYKWVVWDHTDTKVQLTAGKHILTLAAKSADGKRATKGDAIVDRLTLSLPEDSAGTQVYEGELAWLNDGARPVYDLPEPAATGSGAARLAKGQTATFWIYSPADREATLKVDTLKGTGARLAVNGHDVLRLAKSRNSVAVSLSGGVNKVTVTGASSTTLVDRLTVTATQGALPVRTYEAQDAELAGSASLAPLSTATGGTAITGIGGDPGNANTATFTVTADRAGLYALRVRYSNPEQSEATHYNPDPLARHADISVNGGETRRVGFPHSFHQNNFWELTVPVRLKKGQNTLAFRSEELPNFDGTTYASDTFPGILLRSRSAPLIDRITMAPYAREVR; from the coding sequence ATGCCATCCCCTGACAGATTCGCCCGGCGCCGCGCCCCGGCCGCCCTGGCACTCACTCTCGGCGTTGGCCTGCTGGCCGCACCGGCCGGCCCCGCGCACGCGGCCGAGGCGCCGGCGCCCATCGCCCACTACACCTTCGACCAGGAGGACCTCGCCTCCGGCCGGATCACGGACAGTTCCGGAAACGACCTGACGGCGACCCTGGTGAACGGCTCCACCGCCCGGTCCGTCGACGGCACCGGCACCGGCAAGGCGCTGGCCCTGCCCGGCGGAGCTCCCACCTCCAACGGCGCCTACGTCCGCCTGCCCCGCGAAGTACTGGGCGCGGCAAGTGACTTGACGGTCTCCGCGCGCGTGAAGTCGAGCGGTGACAAGGCGTCCTGGCAGCGGATCTTCGACCTGGGCACCGACAACACCAAGTACCTCTTCGCCACCCCCTACAGCGGCGACGGGCTGCTGCGCACTGCCGCCACCGCCGGCGCGGGGAGCGCGGAGACACAGATCGACGGCTACGCGATGCTGCCCGCGGACGAGTGGCGGACCGTCACTGTCACACTCGACAGCTCCGCCAACCGGCTCACCACCTACCTCGACGGCGTGGCGGTCTCCTCCGCCTCGACCGGCATCAAGGCCAGTGATCTGCTGGACAGTTCGGCCACGGCCGCCGGCTACATCGGCAAGTCCTTCTGGCCGGATCCGCTGCTCAAGGGCGCGGTCGACGACTTCACGGTGTGGCACCACCCGCTCGGCGCCGAGCAGGTGGCAAGGCTGGTCGGGGACGTTCCCACTCTCCGGCAGCTCTCGCGGACGTCGTTCGATGTCCGTACGACGAGTGGGACCACCCCGTCCCTGCCCGCTGCCGCCCGCTCCTCCTTCTCCGACGGCTACGACCGTGACACACCGATCACCTGGGACTCCGTGCCGTCCGAGAAATACGCCCGGCCCGGGACCTTCACGGTGGCGGGCACGGCGGCCGGACGGACCGTGCGGGCGACCGTCACCGTGGTCCGCGAAGGACAGCTCACCGTCGACCTCGGTTCGGACACCGGCGCCTTCCACGGCGGCGCCTCCGGCACCCTCTACGGCGTATACGGACCGGATGTTCCCACCAACAACCTGATGGAGGGCATGGGCCTGCGCACGGTCTCCACCAAGGCCCAGGACGGCCCGCAGCACCCCGGCGCCGACGCACTGGACGTGGTGAAGCCGCTGGCCGACTCCACCGACGGCGACGTGTACATCTACATGACGGACATCCACCGCGGGTTCCCGTACGAGTGGCCGGGGGACACCCCCGCGCAAAAGCTCAAGCTCTACGAGCAAAAGCTCGCCGACCAGGTCGACCAGGTCCTGAAACTACCGAGGGAGTACCAGGACAACATCGTCTTCGTGCCGTTCAACGAGCCCGAGGGCAACATGTTCGGTACCGGACAGTGGAGCTACAACAAGGTCAGCTGGCTCGACGATCCCGACGACTTCTTCGCCGCCTGGGACTCCGCCTACAAGCTCATCAAGGGCAAGATGCCGGACGCCCGGACAGCCGGACCCAACACCAGCGTCCTGTTCGACCAGGTGAAGGGCTTCCTCACGCACGCGCTGGCCGCCGGTACCCTCCCGGAGGTCGTCACCTGGCACGAGCTGAGCCACCCGGAGGCGGTGCGCGAAAGCGTCGCCACGTACCGGACGTGGGAGAAGGACCTGTTCAAGGGCACCAGCCGTGAGGGCACCCGACTCCCGGTCAACATCAATGAGTACGCCTTCAATTACCACACCTCCGTCCCCGGTCAGATGATCCAGTGGGTCTCCGCGATCGAGGAGTCCAAGGTGGACGCCGACATCGCGTACTGGAACATCGACGGCAACCTCTCCGACTCCGCGGTGCAGTCCAACCGCGGCAACGGCCAGTGGTGGCTGCTGAACTCGTACGCCTCGATGAGCGGACACACCGTGAAGGTGACACCGCCGTTGCCCGGCGAGAACTACACCATGCAGGGCGTGGCCACGCTGGACGAGAGGAAGAAGCAGGCCCGGCTGATCTTCGGCGGCTCCACCGGTAAGGGCCACATCACCTTCGACAACGTCCCGAAGAAGGTCTTCGGGAAGCAGGTCCACGCCTGGGTGCGCGAGATCGGGTGGAGTGGTCAGATCGGCGACTCCTCCGGCCCCGAACTGCTCACGGAGACGGACCTGAAGGTCGGTGACGACGGCACCGTGGTCGTCGGCTTCGGTGACGGGCTGCCGGCGCTGAAGGAGTCCTCCGCGTACGAGATCGTCCTCAGCCCGGCCGGGAAGGCGAAGAGCACACAGTCGCCGCCGGCGCGCTGGCAGGGTTCGTACGAGGCGGAGGACGCCGCCCACACCGGGTCCGGCTACTCGAAGAACGGCCCGGAGGGCTCGCCCCGCGACGTGTCGAAGTTCTACACCTCCGGCGGCTACGACGTGGGCGGTCTGCGTACCGGCTCGGACGTCACCCTCGACTTCACAGTGGACGTGCCCGAGGACGGCGCCTACGACCTGAGCGTCTTCGCCAACTCCCTCAACACCTTCGACGAGGTGAAGGAGCAGGGACCCACCAACGTCTTCCTGCGCGTGGACGGCGACGCCGACAGCGAGCAGGAGCTGCACCTGCCGCTCGGCTACAAGTGGGTGGTCTGGGACCACACCGACACCAAGGTGCAACTCACCGCGGGCAAGCACATTCTGACACTCGCCGCGAAGAGCGCCGACGGCAAGCGCGCCACCAAGGGCGACGCCATCGTCGACCGCCTCACCCTGTCCCTCCCGGAGGACTCGGCCGGCACCCAGGTGTACGAGGGCGAGCTGGCCTGGCTGAACGACGGGGCACGGCCCGTCTACGACCTGCCGGAGCCGGCGGCCACCGGCTCGGGCGCGGCCCGGCTCGCCAAGGGCCAGACCGCCACGTTCTGGATCTACTCACCCGCCGACCGCGAGGCCACACTCAAGGTCGACACCCTCAAGGGCACCGGCGCCCGGCTCGCGGTCAACGGGCACGACGTCCTGCGCCTGGCCAAGAGCCGGAACAGTGTGGCGGTCTCCCTCTCGGGCGGCGTCAACAAGGTGACGGTGACCGGAGCTTCGTCCACCACCCTCGTCGACCGCCTCACGGTCACCGCGACGCAGGGCGCGCTCCCGGTACGCACGTACGAGGCCCAGGACGCCGAACTCGCGGGCTCGGCCTCGCTGGCCCCGCTCTCCACGGCCACGGGCGGAACAGCGATCACCGGCATCGGGGGCGACCCGGGCAACGCCAACACCGCGACGTTCACCGTCACCGCGGACCGGGCCGGCCTGTACGCGCTACGCGTCCGCTACTCCAACCCCGAGCAGTCGGAGGCCACCCACTACAACCCGGACCCGCTCGCCCGCCATGCCGACATCAGCGTCAACGGCGGCGAGACACGGCGTGTGGGCTTCCCGCACAGCTTCCACCAGAACAACTTCTGGGAACTGACCGTCCCGGTCCGCCTCAAGAAGGGGCAGAACACGCTCGCCTTCCGCTCCGAGGAACTGCCGAACTTCGACGGCACCACCTACGCCTCGGACACCTTCCCCGGGATCCTGCTGCGCTCCCGCTCCGCACCGCTGATCGACCGGATCACCATGGCGCCGTACGCGCGGGAGGTGCGATGA
- a CDS encoding nitrilase-related carbon-nitrogen hydrolase translates to MSRVIRAAVFQTAWTGDKESMIQVHEQAVRDAAAQGAQVLCFQELFYGPYFCQVQDKAFYEYAEQIPEGPIVRRFQALAGELGIVLVLPMYEEEQPGVLYNTSAVIDADGSYLGKYRKHHIPQVEGFWEKFYFRPGNSGWPVFDTAVGRVGVYICYDRHFPEGWRALGLAGAEIVFNPSATSRGLSAYLWQLEQPAAAVANEYFVGAINRVGVEELGSNDFYGTSYFVDPEAQFVGEVASDKETELVVRDLDMEKLRTVRDRWQFYRDRRPDAYEPLTAP, encoded by the coding sequence ATGAGCCGAGTGATCCGCGCCGCCGTCTTCCAGACCGCATGGACGGGCGACAAGGAGTCGATGATCCAGGTCCACGAGCAGGCGGTCCGCGACGCGGCAGCACAGGGCGCCCAAGTCCTGTGCTTCCAGGAGCTGTTCTACGGGCCGTACTTCTGCCAGGTCCAGGACAAGGCGTTCTACGAGTACGCCGAGCAGATCCCCGAAGGCCCGATCGTCCGCCGCTTCCAGGCGCTGGCAGGGGAGTTGGGCATCGTTCTCGTCCTGCCGATGTACGAGGAGGAGCAGCCCGGCGTCCTCTACAACACCTCGGCGGTGATCGACGCCGACGGCTCGTACCTCGGCAAGTACCGCAAGCACCACATCCCGCAGGTCGAGGGCTTCTGGGAGAAGTTCTACTTCCGTCCCGGCAACAGCGGTTGGCCGGTCTTCGACACCGCCGTCGGCAGGGTCGGCGTCTACATCTGCTACGACCGGCACTTCCCGGAGGGCTGGCGGGCCCTCGGACTGGCCGGGGCCGAGATCGTCTTCAACCCCTCGGCCACCTCGCGCGGCCTGTCCGCCTACCTCTGGCAGCTGGAGCAGCCGGCCGCGGCCGTCGCCAACGAGTACTTCGTGGGCGCCATCAACCGGGTGGGCGTGGAGGAGCTGGGCTCCAACGACTTCTACGGGACCTCGTACTTCGTGGACCCGGAGGCACAGTTCGTCGGGGAGGTGGCGAGCGACAAGGAGACCGAACTCGTCGTCCGCGACCTGGACATGGAGAAACTGCGCACGGTCCGGGACCGCTGGCAGTTCTACCGGGACCGCCGCCCGGACGCGTACGAGCCCCTGACGGCTCCCTGA
- a CDS encoding aspartate aminotransferase family protein → MTEDLLGRHRAVLPDWLALYYANPLELTHGEGRHVWDAGGTKYLDFFGGILTTMTAHALPEVTKAVSEQAGRINHSSTLYLNRPMVDLAERIAQLSGIPDARVFFTTSGTEANDTALLLATAYRGGNQILAMRNSYHGRSFSAVGITGNKSWSPTSLSPLQTLYVHGGVRTRGPYADLDDAAFIAACVADLEDLLGHVRAPAALIAEPVQGVGGFTSPPDGLYAAFREVLAARGILWIADEVQTGWGRTGDNFWGWQAHGQHGPPDILTFAKGIGNGMSIGGVVARAEIMNCLDANSISTFGGTQVTMAAGLANLTYLLEHDLQGNARRVGGLLIERLRAVAAQLPGVREVRGRGLMIGVELVKPGTDEADPDAAAAVLEAAREEGLLIGKGGGHSTSVLRIAPPLSLTVAEAEEGAAMLERALRAGRP, encoded by the coding sequence GTGACCGAGGACCTGCTGGGCCGTCACCGGGCCGTCCTGCCCGACTGGCTCGCCCTCTACTACGCGAACCCGCTGGAGCTCACCCACGGCGAGGGCCGTCACGTCTGGGACGCCGGGGGCACCAAGTACCTCGACTTCTTCGGCGGCATCCTCACCACGATGACCGCGCACGCCCTGCCCGAGGTCACCAAGGCCGTCAGCGAGCAGGCGGGCCGGATCAACCACTCCTCGACGCTCTACCTCAACCGGCCGATGGTCGACCTGGCCGAGCGGATCGCCCAGCTGTCCGGCATCCCGGACGCGCGCGTCTTCTTCACGACCTCGGGCACCGAGGCCAACGACACCGCGCTGCTCCTGGCCACCGCGTACCGCGGCGGCAACCAGATCCTGGCGATGCGCAACAGCTACCACGGGCGTTCGTTCAGCGCGGTCGGCATCACCGGCAACAAGAGCTGGTCACCCACCAGCCTGTCCCCCCTCCAGACGCTGTACGTGCACGGCGGCGTCCGCACCCGCGGCCCGTACGCCGATCTGGACGACGCCGCTTTCATCGCGGCCTGCGTCGCCGACCTGGAGGACCTGCTCGGGCATGTGCGCGCGCCCGCGGCCCTGATCGCCGAACCCGTCCAGGGCGTCGGCGGCTTCACCTCACCCCCGGACGGCCTGTACGCGGCGTTCCGTGAGGTCCTCGCCGCGCGCGGCATCCTGTGGATCGCCGACGAGGTGCAGACCGGCTGGGGCCGGACCGGGGACAACTTCTGGGGCTGGCAGGCCCACGGGCAGCACGGCCCGCCCGACATCCTCACCTTCGCCAAGGGCATCGGCAACGGCATGTCCATCGGCGGGGTCGTCGCCCGCGCCGAGATCATGAACTGCCTCGACGCCAACTCCATCTCCACCTTCGGCGGCACCCAGGTCACCATGGCCGCGGGCCTCGCCAACCTCACGTACCTCCTGGAGCACGACCTCCAGGGCAACGCCCGCAGGGTCGGCGGACTGCTCATCGAGCGGCTGCGGGCCGTCGCCGCACAGCTCCCGGGCGTCCGCGAGGTCCGGGGCCGCGGGCTCATGATCGGCGTGGAACTGGTCAAGCCCGGTACCGACGAGGCCGATCCGGACGCGGCGGCGGCCGTGCTCGAAGCGGCCCGCGAGGAGGGCCTGCTGATCGGCAAGGGCGGCGGTCACAGCACCAGCGTCCTGCGGATCGCCCCGCCCCTGTCCCTCACCGTCGCGGAGGCCGAGGAGGGTGCCGCGATGCTGGAGCGCGCCCTGCGGGCCGGCCGGCCCTGA
- a CDS encoding PucR family transcriptional regulator — MTTASEPALSVRQILALERVLAGEPEVVAGAGQLDRPVRWVHVAEAADVGVMLSGGEMVLTTGVLLAGDREAQAEYIRSLHRAEASAVVLGLGRAFPAPPEAMRRAAERCGLPMVVLHRPFPFAELTEEVQSRLVRRKFAAVSLSEAVRTALTGLITTGAPLQRLLDEIAGHSACPVVVTNLAHRVLATAGERSAVDDVLRDWERIARQAGGSEGDGWVRAELGGRGERWGRIVLCGYRGDTATGRLLADRAAESLVLHRMLGGSAHSWEEQSAQSLLTDLVSGAVPARQLLPRARAAGLPVNRRAFVPLAVRGVGAARLTRVLRLLGLPGLVAELADGVTAVLLSLARDQDAEALAAHFAARLRTEPGGGPPRGRESAAVVAAADARTGWDDVPAGLREARHVADSVAESPADLDLPAVVRLRDVHLRGLVRLLRDDPHVQSFAERELDGLLCGADAEAELLPVLRTYLATGRNKSRTAQLHHVSRPALYRRLESIEARLGVDLDDFEQAASIHIALLAHDAQQR, encoded by the coding sequence ATGACGACCGCCTCGGAACCCGCCCTGTCGGTCCGGCAGATACTCGCCCTGGAGCGGGTGCTCGCCGGGGAGCCCGAGGTCGTGGCGGGCGCGGGCCAGCTCGACCGGCCCGTGCGCTGGGTGCACGTCGCCGAGGCCGCCGACGTCGGTGTGATGCTCAGCGGCGGCGAGATGGTCCTCACCACCGGCGTGCTGCTCGCGGGCGACCGCGAGGCGCAGGCCGAGTACATCCGTTCCCTGCACCGCGCGGAGGCCTCGGCGGTCGTCCTCGGACTCGGCCGGGCCTTTCCCGCGCCGCCCGAGGCGATGCGCCGGGCCGCCGAGCGGTGCGGGCTGCCGATGGTGGTCCTGCACCGCCCGTTCCCCTTCGCCGAACTCACCGAGGAGGTCCAGTCCCGGCTCGTACGGCGGAAGTTCGCGGCTGTCAGCCTCTCGGAGGCCGTACGGACCGCGCTGACCGGGCTCATCACGACGGGCGCCCCGCTGCAGCGGCTGCTCGACGAGATCGCGGGCCACAGCGCCTGCCCGGTGGTCGTCACCAACCTCGCCCACCGGGTCCTCGCCACGGCGGGGGAGCGGTCCGCGGTCGACGACGTGCTGCGCGACTGGGAGCGCATCGCACGGCAGGCGGGCGGCAGCGAGGGCGACGGCTGGGTCCGCGCCGAACTGGGCGGGCGCGGCGAGCGCTGGGGCCGCATCGTGCTCTGCGGCTACCGGGGCGACACCGCCACCGGGCGGCTCCTGGCCGACCGCGCCGCCGAGTCGCTGGTCCTGCACCGGATGCTCGGCGGCTCGGCGCACTCCTGGGAGGAGCAGTCCGCGCAGAGCCTGCTCACCGACCTCGTCTCCGGAGCGGTACCGGCCCGGCAGTTGCTGCCCCGGGCCCGCGCGGCCGGCCTGCCGGTCAACCGGCGCGCGTTCGTGCCGCTGGCCGTACGAGGCGTGGGCGCGGCCCGACTGACCCGCGTACTGCGCCTGTTGGGGCTCCCCGGGCTCGTCGCCGAACTGGCCGACGGGGTCACCGCCGTCCTGCTGAGCCTCGCCAGGGACCAGGACGCCGAAGCCCTCGCCGCCCACTTCGCCGCCCGGCTGCGTACGGAACCGGGTGGCGGCCCTCCGCGGGGGCGGGAGTCCGCGGCGGTCGTCGCCGCGGCGGACGCGCGGACCGGGTGGGACGACGTGCCCGCGGGGCTGCGCGAGGCCCGGCACGTGGCCGACTCGGTGGCCGAGAGCCCGGCCGACCTGGACCTGCCGGCCGTGGTGCGGCTGAGGGACGTGCATCTGCGCGGCCTCGTACGGCTGTTGCGCGATGACCCGCACGTGCAGTCCTTCGCGGAAAGGGAGTTGGACGGGCTGCTGTGCGGCGCCGACGCGGAGGCGGAACTGCTGCCGGTGCTGCGGACGTATCTGGCCACCGGCCGCAACAAGTCGCGTACCGCGCAGCTCCACCATGTCTCGCGGCCCGCGCTGTACCGGCGCCTCGAATCCATAGAGGCGCGGCTCGGGGTCGACCTCGACGACTTCGAACAGGCCGCCTCCATCCACATCGCCCTCCTCGCGCACGACGCGCAACAACGCTGA
- the ggt gene encoding gamma-glutamyltransferase, with protein sequence MGRSVARRLAVLAVSAAVVSVGAAPPSPGTAGGGSGRAEKAPVAVGYGGAVASVDADASAAGVEILRKGGNAVDAAVATAAALGVTEPYSSGIGGGGYFVYYDAKSRTVHTIDGRETAPRSADAGLFLENGQPIPFADAVTSGLGVGTPGTPATWQTALDSWGSKRLGPLLEPAERLARDGFTVDATFRSQTESNEARFRNFPDTAGLFLPGGSLPVVGSTFKNPDLARTYRELGRKGVSALYRGELAEDIVDTVNEPPVDPASGYHARPGDLTAKDLATYRAKRQAPTKTSYRGLGVYSIAPSSSGGTTVGEALNILENTDLSKASDVQYLHRYIEASRIAFADRGRWVGDPAFEDVPTKELLSQRFADSRECLIKDDAVLTSPLAPGDPRDPAACATGGKAAPTTYEGENTTHLTAADKWGNVVAYTLTIEQTGGSGITVPGRGFLLNNELTDFSFAPASPAVHDPNLPGPGKRPRSSISPTIVLDRHAKPVVALGSPGGATIVTTVLQTLTGFLDRGLPLVDAIAAPRASQRNQTTTELEPGLWNSPLRTQLEGIGHGFRQNPEIGAATGVQRLPNGKWLAAAETVRRGGGSAMVVRPTP encoded by the coding sequence ATGGGGCGCTCGGTCGCGCGGAGACTTGCTGTGCTGGCGGTGTCGGCCGCTGTGGTGTCGGTGGGGGCTGCACCGCCCTCCCCGGGGACCGCCGGGGGCGGCTCGGGCCGGGCGGAGAAGGCGCCGGTCGCCGTCGGGTACGGCGGGGCCGTCGCGAGCGTCGACGCGGACGCCTCGGCCGCCGGTGTGGAGATCCTCCGCAAGGGCGGCAACGCGGTGGACGCGGCCGTCGCCACGGCGGCGGCCCTCGGCGTCACCGAGCCGTACTCGTCGGGCATCGGCGGAGGCGGCTATTTCGTCTACTACGACGCCAAGTCCCGTACGGTGCACACGATCGACGGGCGGGAGACCGCACCCCGGAGCGCCGACGCGGGGCTATTCCTGGAGAACGGCCAGCCGATCCCGTTCGCCGACGCGGTGACCAGCGGCCTGGGTGTGGGCACGCCCGGCACACCGGCCACCTGGCAGACGGCACTGGACAGTTGGGGCAGCAAGCGGCTCGGGCCGCTGCTGGAGCCCGCGGAGCGGCTGGCGCGGGACGGGTTCACCGTCGACGCCACGTTCCGCTCGCAGACCGAGTCCAACGAGGCGCGGTTCAGGAACTTCCCCGACACGGCCGGCCTGTTCCTGCCGGGCGGCTCGCTGCCGGTGGTCGGCTCCACGTTCAAGAACCCCGATCTGGCCCGTACGTACCGGGAGTTGGGCCGCAAGGGGGTGAGCGCCCTGTACCGCGGCGAACTGGCCGAGGACATCGTCGACACGGTCAACGAACCGCCGGTGGACCCCGCTTCGGGTTACCACGCCCGCCCGGGCGACCTGACGGCGAAGGACCTGGCGACGTACCGGGCGAAGCGGCAGGCGCCCACGAAGACCTCGTACCGCGGTCTGGGTGTCTACTCCATCGCGCCCTCCTCCTCCGGTGGCACCACGGTCGGCGAGGCGCTCAACATCCTGGAGAACACCGACCTTTCGAAGGCCTCGGACGTCCAGTACCTGCACCGGTACATCGAGGCGAGCCGGATCGCCTTCGCGGACCGGGGCCGCTGGGTGGGCGACCCCGCCTTCGAGGACGTACCGACGAAGGAACTGCTGTCGCAGAGGTTCGCCGACTCGCGCGAGTGCCTGATCAAGGACGACGCGGTGCTCACCAGCCCGCTCGCGCCGGGCGACCCGCGCGACCCGGCGGCGTGCGCGACCGGGGGCAAGGCCGCGCCGACGACGTACGAGGGGGAGAACACCACCCATCTGACGGCGGCCGACAAGTGGGGCAACGTCGTCGCCTACACGCTCACCATCGAGCAGACCGGCGGCAGCGGCATCACCGTCCCGGGACGCGGCTTCCTCCTCAACAACGAGCTGACCGACTTCTCCTTCGCCCCGGCGAGCCCGGCCGTGCACGACCCGAACCTGCCCGGGCCCGGCAAGCGTCCGCGCTCGTCGATCTCGCCGACGATCGTGCTCGACCGCCACGCGAAGCCGGTCGTGGCGCTGGGCTCGCCCGGTGGCGCGACCATCGTCACGACCGTGCTGCAGACCCTGACGGGCTTCCTCGACCGGGGCCTGCCGCTCGTCGACGCGATCGCCGCCCCGCGGGCCAGCCAGCGCAACCAGACGACCACCGAGCTCGAACCGGGCCTGTGGAACAGCCCGTTGAGGACCCAGCTGGAAGGCATCGGACACGGGTTCCGCCAGAACCCGGAGATCGGCGCGGCGACGGGCGTGCAACGCCTGCCGAACGGCAAGTGGCTGGCAGCCGCGGAGACCGTACGCAGGGGTGGCGGCTCGGCGATGGTGGTGCGGCCGACGCCGTAG
- a CDS encoding nitrilase-related carbon-nitrogen hydrolase — MAHVVRAALVQATWTGDTASMVAKHEEHAREAARRGARIIGFQEVFNAPYFCQVQEPEHYRWAEPVPDGPTVTRMRELARETGMVVVVPVFEVEQSGFYFNTAAVIDADGSYLGKYRKHHIPQVKGFWEKYYFKPGNLGWPVFDTAVGKVGVYICYDRHFPEGWRQLGLNGAQLVYNPSATSRGLSAHLWQLEQPAAAVANEYFVAAINRVGQEEYGDNDFYGTSYFVDPRGQFVGEPASDKSEELVVRDLDLDLIEEVRQQWAFYRDRRPDAYEGLVQP, encoded by the coding sequence ATGGCCCACGTCGTACGCGCCGCTCTGGTCCAGGCCACCTGGACGGGCGACACCGCATCCATGGTCGCCAAGCACGAGGAGCACGCCCGCGAGGCGGCCCGCCGGGGCGCGCGGATCATCGGCTTCCAGGAAGTCTTCAACGCCCCCTACTTCTGCCAGGTCCAGGAGCCCGAGCACTACCGCTGGGCGGAACCCGTACCGGACGGACCCACCGTCACCCGGATGCGGGAACTCGCCCGCGAGACCGGCATGGTCGTCGTGGTCCCGGTCTTCGAGGTCGAACAGTCCGGCTTCTACTTCAACACCGCCGCGGTCATCGACGCCGACGGCTCGTACCTCGGCAAGTACCGCAAGCACCACATTCCGCAGGTCAAGGGCTTCTGGGAGAAGTACTACTTCAAGCCGGGCAACCTCGGCTGGCCCGTCTTCGACACCGCGGTCGGCAAGGTCGGCGTGTACATCTGCTACGACCGACACTTCCCGGAGGGCTGGCGTCAGCTCGGCCTGAACGGCGCCCAGCTCGTCTACAACCCGTCGGCGACCTCCCGGGGCCTGTCCGCCCACCTGTGGCAGCTGGAGCAGCCGGCCGCCGCCGTCGCCAACGAGTACTTCGTCGCCGCGATCAACCGGGTCGGCCAGGAGGAGTACGGCGACAACGACTTCTACGGAACGTCGTACTTCGTCGACCCGCGCGGCCAGTTCGTCGGTGAGCCCGCGAGCGACAAGAGCGAGGAACTCGTCGTCCGCGACCTGGATCTGGACCTGATCGAGGAGGTCCGGCAGCAGTGGGCGTTCTACCGGGACCGCCGCCCCGACGCGTACGAAGGACTGGTGCAGCCGTGA